Proteins encoded by one window of Massilia sp. NR 4-1:
- a CDS encoding SDR family oxidoreductase, with product MQTTGNTILITGGSSGIGRALAEAFHDRGNRVIVTGRRLSLLEEISAQRPGIVAMPLDLDAPASLAHLQEEVRARFPGLNVLVANAGISRAEDMRADGWDASAAQAIIETNIMGVLRVTAAFLPLLKRQSNAALMATSSNLAFIPRADFPAYCASKAFLHSWLQSLRHQLRTIPVEVLELAPPYVQTALTGSQQACDLRAMPLAAYVAEVMQLLQTGDHPRGEVLVERDRARRWAERDGRYDETFATMNPH from the coding sequence ATGCAAACGACGGGCAACACCATCCTGATCACGGGCGGCAGCAGCGGTATCGGCCGCGCCCTCGCGGAAGCTTTCCACGACCGCGGCAACCGCGTTATCGTCACCGGGCGGCGCCTCTCCCTGCTGGAGGAAATCAGCGCGCAGCGGCCCGGCATCGTGGCTATGCCGCTGGACCTGGATGCGCCGGCCTCCCTGGCGCATCTGCAGGAAGAAGTCCGCGCGCGTTTTCCCGGCTTGAATGTGCTGGTGGCGAATGCCGGCATTTCGCGCGCGGAAGATATGCGGGCCGACGGCTGGGACGCGTCCGCCGCCCAGGCGATCATCGAAACCAACATCATGGGCGTTCTGCGCGTCACGGCCGCCTTCCTGCCGCTGCTGAAACGGCAGTCCAATGCCGCGCTCATGGCAACCAGTTCCAATCTCGCCTTCATTCCCCGAGCCGACTTCCCGGCCTATTGCGCCAGCAAGGCCTTCCTGCACTCCTGGCTGCAGTCGCTGCGCCATCAGCTGCGCACTATTCCGGTCGAAGTGCTGGAGCTGGCGCCGCCCTATGTCCAGACCGCGCTGACGGGCAGCCAGCAAGCCTGCGACCTGCGCGCCATGCCGCTTGCGGCCTATGTGGCGGAGGTCATGCAATTGCTGCAGACTGGCGACCATCCGCGCGGCGAAGTGCTGGTCGAGCGCGACCGCGCCCGCCGCTGGGCCGAACGGGATGGCCGGTATGATGAAACTTTCGCCACGATGAATCCGCATTGA
- a CDS encoding carboxy terminal-processing peptidase — MKKQMLLATMALAVLSAHAGAAQTDKTPDAVLKPAPQQPQAALWASRVLSRIHYKATPLDDAMSEKIFDRYFKSLDGEKLFFSQADIDQFANAKSRLDDAIISENLTVPFAIYNLYQQRFSERMGYARELLKGKFDFTSEESYQYDREKADWVRTEAEMKDLWRKRVKNDWLRLKLAGKDEKAIRETLDKRYEGYLSRSRKLNNEDVFQIFMNAYAMSIEPHTNYLGPRASENFDIQMRLSLEGIGAVLQTRDEYTVIREIVVGSPAGLSGKLKVGDRIVAVGQGESGPVTDILGWRIDDVVAQIRGTKDSTVRLQVLPADAGTDPKPVTVALVRKKISMEEQSAKKTIMEVRDGTAKRRIGVISLPTFYQDYEARSKGDRDFKSATRDVARLLAELKKDKVENVLIDLRNNGGGSLNEAVELTGLFIDKGPVVQQRNAEGRVEVESDTNPGLAWDGPVGVLINRGSASASEIFAAALQDYGRGLVIGEPSFGKGTVQSLYKLDRFGQGEKPRYGELKITVAQFFRINGGTTQLRGVTPDIKLPSMADAENFGESSYDNALPYTVIKPAVYIPAGELKEIVPMLDKKHEARVAKDKDFQYLQEEIALVKKQRKENLISLNEAARRKERDQQEARAKLREARLTAAPSPDDPILVPDPKDALNKAIAAKPAGAKAARQAAAMKGAIRTDDGLQADERSLAAELDAEKAAKAAKDVLLNEAVHILADEVGLLKTDTRLASRVLPYVNDK; from the coding sequence ATGAAGAAGCAAATGCTGTTGGCCACCATGGCACTGGCAGTCCTGTCCGCCCACGCGGGCGCCGCGCAAACCGACAAGACCCCAGACGCCGTGCTCAAGCCGGCGCCGCAACAGCCGCAAGCGGCGCTGTGGGCCTCGCGCGTGCTGTCACGCATCCACTACAAGGCCACTCCGCTGGACGACGCGATGTCGGAGAAAATCTTCGACCGCTACTTCAAATCGCTGGACGGCGAAAAGCTGTTCTTCTCCCAAGCCGACATCGACCAGTTCGCCAACGCCAAGAGCCGCCTGGACGACGCCATCATCAGCGAAAACCTGACGGTGCCGTTCGCCATCTACAACCTCTATCAGCAGCGCTTTAGCGAGCGCATGGGTTATGCCCGTGAACTGCTGAAGGGCAAGTTCGACTTCACCAGCGAAGAAAGCTACCAGTACGACCGCGAAAAGGCCGACTGGGTGCGCACCGAAGCCGAAATGAAGGATCTGTGGCGCAAGCGCGTGAAGAATGACTGGCTGCGCCTGAAACTGGCCGGCAAGGACGAGAAAGCCATCCGCGAAACCCTGGACAAGCGCTACGAGGGCTATCTGAGCCGCTCGCGCAAGCTCAATAATGAAGACGTGTTCCAGATCTTCATGAACGCTTACGCCATGTCGATCGAGCCGCACACCAACTACCTGGGTCCGCGCGCCTCGGAAAACTTCGATATCCAGATGCGCCTGTCGTTGGAAGGCATCGGCGCTGTGCTGCAGACCCGCGACGAATACACCGTGATCCGCGAAATCGTGGTGGGCAGCCCGGCCGGCCTGTCCGGCAAGCTCAAGGTGGGCGACCGCATTGTCGCCGTGGGCCAGGGCGAATCCGGCCCCGTGACCGATATCCTGGGCTGGCGCATCGACGATGTGGTGGCGCAAATTCGCGGCACCAAGGATTCCACCGTGCGCCTGCAAGTGCTGCCGGCCGATGCCGGCACCGATCCCAAGCCCGTGACCGTGGCCCTGGTGCGCAAGAAAATCAGCATGGAAGAGCAGTCGGCCAAGAAAACCATCATGGAAGTGCGCGACGGTACGGCCAAGCGCCGCATCGGCGTGATCTCGCTGCCGACCTTCTACCAGGACTATGAAGCGCGCAGCAAAGGCGACCGCGACTTCAAGAGCGCCACGCGCGACGTGGCCCGCCTGCTGGCCGAGCTGAAGAAGGACAAGGTCGAGAACGTGCTAATCGACCTGCGCAATAACGGCGGCGGCTCGCTCAACGAAGCGGTCGAACTGACCGGCCTGTTCATCGACAAAGGCCCGGTGGTACAGCAGCGCAATGCCGAAGGCCGCGTCGAAGTCGAAAGCGACACCAATCCCGGCCTGGCCTGGGACGGTCCGGTAGGCGTGCTGATCAACCGTGGTTCGGCCTCCGCTTCCGAAATCTTTGCCGCCGCGCTGCAGGACTATGGCCGCGGCCTGGTGATTGGCGAACCGAGCTTCGGCAAGGGTACGGTGCAGTCGCTGTACAAGCTGGACCGCTTCGGCCAGGGCGAGAAACCGCGTTATGGCGAGCTGAAGATTACCGTTGCCCAGTTCTTCCGCATCAACGGCGGTACCACCCAGCTGCGCGGCGTGACGCCGGACATCAAGCTGCCGAGCATGGCCGATGCCGAAAACTTCGGCGAATCCAGCTATGACAACGCGCTGCCCTATACCGTCATCAAGCCGGCGGTTTACATCCCGGCCGGCGAACTCAAGGAAATCGTGCCGATGCTGGACAAAAAGCACGAAGCCCGCGTGGCCAAGGACAAGGACTTCCAGTACCTGCAGGAAGAAATCGCGCTGGTGAAGAAACAGCGCAAGGAAAACCTGATTTCCCTGAACGAAGCGGCGCGCCGCAAGGAGCGCGACCAGCAGGAAGCCCGCGCCAAGCTGCGCGAAGCGCGCCTGACGGCCGCCCCGTCGCCGGACGATCCGATCCTGGTCCCCGATCCGAAAGACGCGCTGAACAAGGCCATCGCGGCCAAACCGGCCGGCGCCAAAGCCGCGCGCCAAGCTGCCGCGATGAAGGGCGCCATCCGCACCGACGACGGCCTGCAGGCCGACGAACGCAGCCTGGCGGCCGAGCTGGACGCCGAAAAGGCCGCGAAGGCGGCCAAGGATGTGCTGCTGAACGAAGCCGTCCACATCCTGGCCGACGAGGTAGGCTTGTTGAAGACAGATACGCGGCTGGCCTCGCGCGTGTTGCCATACGTGAATGACAAATAA
- a CDS encoding lysozyme inhibitor LprI family protein: protein MAGSNILHTHRFKPWILFALLLAMANSAWAAAKPAGWVLSYEGKSSNAFIWDKRTKELIKNSVPPKIADELLSALGGPPDPVVVLQRRYVSVSACVAHACMVKGLFWFDSQNGVGIGAYLDEDSLTLASSGLLPEEVPAVARKAITNWLSDVDVQPKQAQYLAPNGEVSPISPAQFIRPSYRARPEGPSFDCRKAATAMERTICNDAQLAKQDLALATLFNEIRRGNDTVGGRDELRAFQLEWLKGRDAACKTSAAMAACLSEQYRQQHDRLMHWVPKP from the coding sequence ATGGCGGGTTCAAATATCCTACACACCCATAGATTCAAGCCTTGGATACTCTTTGCCTTGCTGCTGGCAATGGCAAACAGCGCCTGGGCGGCGGCAAAGCCGGCCGGCTGGGTACTTTCCTATGAGGGAAAATCGAGCAACGCCTTTATCTGGGATAAGCGCACCAAGGAATTAATCAAAAATAGCGTTCCGCCCAAGATCGCCGACGAGTTGCTGAGCGCCCTGGGCGGCCCACCCGATCCGGTTGTGGTTCTTCAGCGGCGCTACGTCAGCGTTTCCGCCTGCGTCGCCCATGCCTGCATGGTGAAGGGCTTGTTCTGGTTCGACAGCCAGAACGGCGTGGGCATCGGTGCCTATCTGGACGAGGATTCCTTGACGCTCGCCTCCAGCGGCCTGCTGCCGGAAGAGGTTCCCGCCGTTGCGCGCAAAGCCATCACGAACTGGCTGAGCGACGTCGATGTCCAGCCCAAGCAGGCGCAGTACCTCGCGCCGAACGGAGAAGTTTCGCCAATCTCCCCAGCCCAATTCATCCGCCCGAGCTACCGCGCCAGGCCGGAAGGCCCATCCTTTGACTGCCGCAAAGCGGCGACCGCGATGGAACGCACCATTTGCAACGACGCCCAGCTGGCGAAGCAGGATCTGGCATTGGCCACCCTGTTCAATGAAATCCGGCGCGGCAACGATACCGTCGGCGGACGCGACGAACTGCGCGCGTTCCAGCTCGAATGGCTCAAGGGTCGTGACGCAGCCTGCAAAACGTCGGCTGCCATGGCCGCCTGCCTCAGCGAGCAGTACCGGCAGCAACATGACCGGCTGATGCACTGGGTCCCGAAGCCATAA
- a CDS encoding HEAT repeat domain-containing protein, with translation MSILSILAEVAASRDADELSETVCAVNRDFSAAPLLAHILLEDWHRSHENIVFELGLIGNPSVVDAIASAARTKFKSLVEWDRWCRFQRECAFALARIGTNESLAALEQMVRSEDAHLRQVGEEGLSYWPMPYGVY, from the coding sequence ATGAGTATTTTGAGTATTTTGGCCGAAGTTGCGGCTAGTCGAGACGCTGACGAACTTAGCGAGACGGTCTGCGCGGTAAATCGTGATTTCTCTGCGGCGCCCCTGCTGGCGCATATTCTTTTAGAGGATTGGCATCGCTCGCATGAAAACATCGTTTTCGAGCTGGGTTTGATAGGAAATCCAAGCGTTGTAGACGCCATCGCCAGCGCGGCGAGAACGAAATTCAAGTCCCTGGTCGAATGGGATCGTTGGTGCAGGTTCCAAAGGGAATGTGCTTTTGCATTGGCTCGTATTGGCACGAATGAATCTCTCGCGGCACTCGAACAAATGGTTCGCAGTGAAGATGCCCATCTGCGACAGGTAGGCGAAGAAGGGCTAAGTTACTGGCCCATGCCGTATGGGGTTTATTGA
- a CDS encoding peptidase domain-containing ABC transporter yields MSFSDKLAFGFGARLPLMLQTEATECGLACLAMVANYHGHHCDLAGLRRRFPISLKGVNLSHLMQIAQQLELAARPLKLDLEGLPQLRLPCILHWNFNHFVVLKEVGKNSLTIHDPACGIRVVAMDEVSRCFTGVALELWPGSAFQPQQAAPRVKLRSLVGRVTGLARSAFQILLLALALEVFAIVGPFYLQWVVDNVLVTANRDLLSTLALGFGLLVLMQHAIGGVRSWVILYLGTTLSIQWRANVFSHLLRLPVQYFEKRHLGDVVSRFSAIDQIQKSLTNSFLEAVLDGLMTSIILLMMFVYSVQLGLVAVGTMLLYALGRWIWYRPLRNATEEEIVHAARQQTHFLETVRGVKAIKLFQRQDERRATWLALLVNQINADLRTQKLQLFYKTLNGLLFGLENTLIIWLGARLVLNGDFSVGALMAFSAYRSQFDSRVASLIDKLYELKMLQLQGERLADIVHAEPESLASGLAPEHSESVPASIELRDLHYRYAPHEPYVLSGVSLKIGEGESVAIAGPSGCGKSTLLNVLLGVLPPGDGEILLGGQNLRQVGLGPLRAMVGTVLQDDVLFAGSIADNISFFDPQADMAWIRECAEMAAIATEIAAMPMNYNTLVGDMGTVLSGGQKQRVLLARALYKRPRILILDEATSHLDIAREHQVNTAVKALRMTRIIVAHRPETIASADRVITLIAGKVAQDQASTMSNRPLCVAI; encoded by the coding sequence TCTCGCATCTGATGCAGATCGCCCAGCAGCTGGAATTGGCGGCACGGCCCCTGAAGCTGGACTTGGAGGGTTTGCCGCAGCTGCGCCTGCCTTGCATCCTGCACTGGAATTTCAACCATTTCGTGGTCTTGAAGGAGGTCGGCAAGAACAGCCTGACCATCCACGACCCGGCCTGCGGCATCCGCGTGGTGGCGATGGACGAGGTGTCGCGCTGCTTTACCGGCGTGGCGCTGGAACTGTGGCCCGGCAGTGCCTTCCAGCCGCAGCAGGCGGCGCCGCGCGTCAAGCTGCGCAGCCTGGTGGGCCGGGTGACGGGGCTGGCGCGCTCAGCGTTCCAGATTTTGCTGCTGGCGCTGGCGCTGGAAGTGTTCGCCATCGTCGGGCCCTTCTATCTGCAATGGGTGGTCGACAATGTGCTGGTCACGGCCAACCGCGACCTGCTGAGCACGCTGGCCCTGGGCTTTGGCCTGCTGGTGCTGATGCAGCATGCGATTGGCGGCGTGCGCTCCTGGGTCATCCTGTATCTTGGCACCACGCTCAGCATCCAGTGGCGGGCCAATGTGTTTTCGCACCTGCTGCGCCTGCCTGTCCAGTATTTCGAAAAACGCCATCTGGGCGATGTGGTATCGCGCTTCAGCGCTATCGACCAGATCCAGAAAAGCCTGACCAATTCCTTTCTGGAAGCTGTGCTCGACGGGCTGATGACCAGCATCATCCTGCTCATGATGTTCGTCTACAGCGTGCAGTTGGGCCTGGTGGCCGTGGGAACCATGCTGCTGTATGCGCTGGGACGCTGGATCTGGTACCGGCCGCTGCGCAATGCGACCGAGGAGGAAATCGTGCACGCGGCGCGGCAGCAGACGCATTTCCTGGAAACCGTGCGCGGCGTGAAGGCGATCAAGCTGTTCCAGCGCCAGGACGAGCGGCGCGCCACTTGGCTGGCCTTGCTGGTCAACCAGATCAATGCCGACCTGCGCACGCAAAAGCTGCAGCTGTTCTACAAGACCTTGAATGGCCTGCTGTTCGGCCTGGAAAACACCCTGATCATCTGGCTCGGTGCGCGCCTGGTGTTGAACGGCGATTTCAGCGTGGGCGCGCTGATGGCTTTCAGCGCCTACCGCAGCCAGTTCGACAGCCGCGTCGCCTCGCTGATCGACAAGCTGTATGAACTGAAAATGCTGCAATTGCAGGGTGAGCGCCTGGCCGACATCGTACATGCCGAGCCGGAATCGCTGGCCAGCGGCTTGGCGCCCGAGCACAGCGAGAGCGTGCCGGCTAGCATCGAGCTGCGCGATCTGCACTACCGCTATGCGCCGCACGAACCCTATGTCCTGTCCGGCGTTTCGCTGAAGATCGGGGAGGGCGAGTCGGTCGCCATTGCCGGCCCCTCGGGCTGCGGTAAATCGACCTTGCTGAATGTGCTGCTGGGCGTGCTGCCGCCGGGCGACGGCGAAATCCTGCTGGGCGGCCAGAACCTGCGCCAGGTCGGTCTGGGGCCGCTGCGTGCCATGGTCGGCACGGTGTTGCAGGACGATGTGCTGTTTGCCGGTTCGATTGCCGACAATATCAGCTTCTTCGACCCGCAGGCGGACATGGCCTGGATCCGCGAATGCGCCGAAATGGCCGCCATCGCCACCGAAATTGCCGCCATGCCCATGAATTACAACACCCTGGTGGGCGATATGGGCACGGTGCTGTCCGGCGGGCAGAAGCAGCGTGTGCTGCTGGCGCGCGCGCTGTACAAGCGGCCGCGTATCCTGATCCTGGACGAAGCCACCAGCCACCTGGATATCGCGCGCGAACACCAGGTCAATACGGCCGTCAAAGCCCTGCGCATGACGCGCATCATTGTTGCCCACCGGCCGGAAACCATCGCCAGCGCCGACCGCGTCATCACCTTGATTGCTGGAAAAGTTGCTCAAGATCAGGCGTCAACGATGTCAAACCGGCCACTTTGCGTTGCTATTTGA
- a CDS encoding serine hydrolase codes for MLPTTSLMAVRDGEVLFSYGAVDRANQVYSVRKSVLAMMYGPPVAAGTISLDSNLASLDIDDVGGLLPLERSAKVGDLLAARSGVYHVAANPGDDAEAAPPRGSQRPGAYFLYNNWDFNVAGTVYEQLTRRDIYQSFASDLAQPLQFEDFELKQQRRSGDPKRSRHLAYHFHLSTRDMTRLGQLMLQEGRWNGRLLLPANWLARIATPLTRAADMHPPSAARRQLDYGLMWWIPALPTGSPLAGAYMAWGYYGQFILVVPKQRMVISHQRVVTAAEGSAPRKVSPAEFLRIANMLVQSPCL; via the coding sequence ATGCTGCCAACCACGTCGCTGATGGCGGTGCGCGATGGCGAGGTACTCTTCAGCTATGGCGCCGTGGACCGTGCCAACCAGGTCTACTCCGTGCGCAAAAGTGTGCTGGCCATGATGTATGGCCCTCCTGTCGCCGCTGGAACCATTTCCCTCGATAGCAACCTCGCATCGCTGGACATTGACGATGTCGGCGGCCTGTTGCCGCTCGAACGCAGCGCAAAAGTCGGCGATCTGCTGGCGGCGCGTTCCGGCGTCTATCATGTGGCAGCCAATCCCGGCGACGATGCGGAGGCTGCGCCGCCGCGCGGCTCGCAACGGCCCGGCGCCTACTTCTTGTATAACAACTGGGATTTCAATGTCGCCGGCACGGTCTATGAACAGCTGACGCGGCGCGATATTTACCAAAGCTTTGCCAGCGACTTGGCGCAGCCCCTGCAGTTTGAAGATTTCGAACTGAAGCAGCAGCGGCGCAGCGGCGATCCCAAACGCTCGCGCCATCTGGCCTACCATTTCCATCTCTCGACCCGCGATATGACCCGCCTGGGCCAGCTGATGCTGCAGGAAGGCCGCTGGAATGGCCGCCTGCTCCTGCCCGCCAACTGGCTGGCGCGCATCGCGACGCCGCTGACGCGCGCCGCCGATATGCATCCGCCGTCAGCCGCTCGGCGCCAGCTCGACTACGGCCTGATGTGGTGGATACCCGCCCTGCCCACTGGTTCGCCGCTGGCCGGCGCCTATATGGCCTGGGGCTATTATGGCCAGTTCATTCTGGTGGTTCCGAAACAGCGCATGGTCATCAGCCACCAACGCGTGGTGACGGCTGCAGAAGGAAGCGCGCCGCGCAAGGTCAGCCCCGCCGAATTTCTGCGCATCGCCAATATGCTGGTGCAATCGCCATGCCTTTAA